A part of Rhodamnia argentea isolate NSW1041297 chromosome 8, ASM2092103v1, whole genome shotgun sequence genomic DNA contains:
- the LOC115735498 gene encoding uncharacterized protein LOC115735498: MNVRRKLRQLLQRRSKIHARDEGSSLPPPSRTSPHPIVPFATPRIRAESQIPHGDKFQNTRRFARESSAGVLSLLLGFFLVRMGMDSSTIQLPPTESTELEEYPPVTSSRIKLRDGRFLAYTERGVPKSRSNYKIIIVHGFGSSKEMNFPVSRELIEKLGIYIVLYDRAGYGDSDMNSKRTVKSEALDIQELAEWLQLGSKFYVIGVSMGSYPTWSCLKYIPDRLAGVALVVPTVNYRWPSLPESLTKPDYRKKLIRWALRIASHAPGLLQWWVTQKWHPSDGDPTLFNQRDIEVLKTTPGFPMFTPENLRRRRVFETLRSDFKVGFGKWEFDPMDLSDPFPKGESAVHIWQGCEDKVVPFQLQRFVSGKLPWIKYHEIPDGGHLLVHYTGVCDAIVNALLLGEESLLLGEEPVS; this comes from the exons ATGAACGTGAGGAGGAAGCTCCGCCAACTCTTGCAGAGGAGATCTAAGATCCACGCGAGGGACGAAGGctcttctctccctcccccctcGAGGACCAGCCCCCACCCCATCGTTCCCTTCGCTACTCCCAGGATCCGGGCAGAGTCCCAGATCCCCCACGGGGACAAATTCCAGAACACACGGAGGTTTGCCCGGGAATCATCGG CGGGTGTGCTTAGCTTGCTGCTCGGATTCTTTCTTGTGCGTATGGGGATGGATTCAAGCACCATTCAACTTCCACCCACGGAGAGTACTGAATTGGAGGAGTACCCACCTGTGACCTCCTCGAGGATCAAGCTGAGGGATGGGAGATTCCTGGCCTACACCGAGAGGGGTGTCCCCAAGAGCAGATCCAATTACAAGATCATCATCGTCCACGGATTCGGCAGCTCCAAGGAGATGAATTTCCCGGTGTCCCGA GAACTCATAGAAAAGTTGGGCATATATATAGTACTTTATGATCGAGCTGGTTATGGTGACAGCGACATGAACTCGAAGCGTACTGTAAAGAGTGAAGCCCTTGATATCCAAGAGCTTGCTGAATGGTTGCAGTTGGGGTCCAAATTTTATGTGATTGGTGTCTCAATGGGATCATATCCCACATGGAGTTGCCTCAAGTATATACCGGACAG GTTAGCTGGTGTGGCCTTAGTGGTCCCAACAGTCAACTATCGTTGGCCTTCTCTTCCTGAGAGTCTGACAAAGCCCGACTACAGAAAGAAGCTTATCCGGTGGGCACTCCGGATCGCAAGCCATGCCCCTGGATTGCTTCAGTGGTGGGTGACTCAAAAATGGCACCCTTCAGATGGAGACCCAACCCTTTTCAACCAACGAGACATCGAAGTCCTGAAGACGACGCCAGGCTTCCCCATGTTCACCCCG GAGAATTTACGACGACGAAGAGTATTCGAAACTCTCAGAAGCGACTTTAAAGTAGGTTTTGGCAAATGGGAATTTGACCCCATGGATCTAAGCGATCCATTTCCAAAAGGCGAAAGCGCTGTACACATTTGGCAAGGGTGTGAAGATAAGGTCGTGCCTTTTCAGCTTCAAAGATTTGTTTCAGGAAAGTTGCCCTGGATAAAGTATCACGAAATTCCTGATGGAGGGCATTTGCTTGTGCATTACACTGGTGTATGTGACGCCATTGTGAATGCTCTTTTGCTGGGGGAAGAATCTCTTTTGCTTGGAGAAGAACCGGTTTCATGA